In Sphingobacterium thalpophilum, a genomic segment contains:
- a CDS encoding Gfo/Idh/MocA family oxidoreductase → MNRKKFLMSSFAFGLSYAVNANNKLSSRQEKVKKIGIIGLDITHAAAFTRAINTAASNHPYGKFRVTAAYPYGSKTIPLSIERIPKITAEVQQLGVSIVSSIAELLKKVDYVLLETNDGNLHLEQALQVIKAKKPLFIDKPIANSYVDAFKIFEAARKYGCPIFSSSSLRYITGLQEVDRTKVIGADVYCPAVTEPSHKDLYWYGIHGVEMLFALMGSGCLSVKTVQEQGTSFYVGNWADGRIASLRGIREGKDDFGGTVFLKDQIVHLGQFMGYGPLLDKILPFFETGVSPVDEKETLAICAFIDAAEESKLNGGKTVLLQK, encoded by the coding sequence ATGAATAGAAAGAAATTCTTGATGTCCTCTTTTGCATTTGGACTATCCTATGCCGTTAATGCGAATAACAAGCTGTCCTCGAGGCAAGAGAAGGTAAAAAAAATAGGGATCATTGGACTGGATATTACGCACGCTGCTGCTTTTACAAGAGCGATTAATACGGCTGCCAGCAATCATCCCTATGGAAAATTCAGGGTTACTGCGGCTTACCCCTATGGAAGCAAAACGATCCCTTTAAGTATCGAGCGTATTCCGAAAATTACAGCGGAAGTGCAACAGCTCGGGGTTTCGATCGTATCAAGTATTGCCGAACTATTGAAGAAAGTAGATTATGTACTTTTGGAGACAAATGATGGAAATCTCCATTTGGAACAGGCACTTCAAGTGATTAAAGCAAAGAAACCTTTATTTATTGACAAACCAATAGCGAATTCCTATGTGGACGCTTTCAAAATTTTTGAAGCTGCAAGAAAGTATGGTTGCCCTATTTTTTCGTCAAGCTCCTTGCGTTATATTACCGGTCTTCAGGAAGTGGATAGGACTAAGGTTATCGGAGCAGATGTCTATTGTCCGGCAGTAACGGAACCTTCACATAAGGATTTATATTGGTACGGCATTCATGGCGTTGAAATGTTATTTGCGTTGATGGGATCGGGGTGTCTTTCGGTAAAGACTGTTCAGGAACAGGGTACCTCGTTTTATGTTGGGAACTGGGCGGATGGAAGAATTGCCTCACTTCGGGGCATTCGTGAGGGGAAGGATGATTTTGGTGGAACGGTTTTTTTGAAAGATCAGATTGTCCATTTGGGGCAATTTATGGGATACGGTCCCTTGTTGGATAAGATCCTTCCATTTTTCGAAACGGGTGTAAGTCCGGTTGACGAAAAGGAAACCCTGGCAATATGCGCATTTATAGACGCCGCCGAAGAAAGTAAATTAAACGGCGGCAAGACGGTTCTGCTTCAAAAATAA
- a CDS encoding M20 family metallopeptidase has product MIDPILKELNAKIATVFPKIVAMRRHIHQHPELSFQEYETSAYIQQQLRELGIPFELVAQTGVVAVLTGQKSASDDIVVLRADIDALPIHEQNDVDYKSRNRGVMHACGHDFHTANLLGAASILNDYKTEFSGKIILLFQPAEEKIPGGAIQVLESGILESFGGTIKAVLGLHVSPRVSVGKVGLRSGRFMASSDEFYFTIKGRGGHAAEPHRAVDPIMIGAQLLTTLQQVVSRKANPDVPSVLTFGRFIGDGAANVIPEEVKLAGTFRTMDEVWRKEALEMVAEIAATLPVSLGAKVEVEVRHGYPALYNDPALTQKVKTIIAETMGNSVPQDLEIWMAAEDFAYYSYRYPALFMLIGTNNDDSTTQYGLHNPQFNLDEKAFETSMAVLVNAAISLLNESNE; this is encoded by the coding sequence ATGATCGACCCAATATTGAAAGAATTAAATGCCAAGATAGCGACTGTTTTTCCAAAAATCGTTGCAATGCGCCGACATATCCATCAGCATCCTGAATTGTCTTTTCAAGAATACGAGACAAGTGCCTATATTCAGCAACAACTTCGCGAACTGGGTATACCATTCGAGCTTGTCGCTCAGACAGGTGTTGTGGCTGTACTGACCGGACAAAAATCGGCGAGCGATGATATTGTGGTATTACGGGCTGATATTGATGCTTTGCCGATACATGAGCAAAATGATGTGGACTATAAATCGAGGAATAGAGGTGTCATGCATGCTTGTGGCCATGATTTTCATACGGCTAATCTCTTGGGGGCGGCCTCCATATTAAATGATTATAAAACGGAGTTTTCTGGTAAAATTATACTACTATTTCAGCCTGCTGAGGAAAAGATTCCGGGCGGAGCGATTCAGGTTTTGGAATCCGGGATTCTGGAATCTTTTGGTGGAACGATTAAAGCTGTGCTGGGGTTACATGTAAGTCCCCGTGTTTCTGTAGGAAAAGTCGGTTTACGTTCGGGACGATTTATGGCCTCGAGCGACGAGTTCTATTTCACCATTAAGGGACGTGGTGGCCACGCTGCGGAGCCACATCGGGCTGTTGATCCCATTATGATCGGCGCGCAGTTACTCACCACCTTACAGCAAGTTGTCAGCCGGAAAGCCAACCCCGATGTGCCGTCTGTATTGACCTTTGGTCGTTTCATTGGGGATGGTGCTGCCAATGTTATTCCCGAGGAAGTCAAATTAGCCGGAACATTTCGTACCATGGATGAGGTATGGCGCAAGGAGGCGCTGGAAATGGTTGCTGAAATAGCGGCAACGCTTCCCGTATCGCTGGGTGCAAAGGTGGAAGTTGAAGTACGGCATGGTTACCCCGCACTTTATAACGATCCCGCATTAACGCAAAAAGTCAAAACAATTATTGCGGAAACGATGGGGAATAGTGTGCCACAAGATCTCGAAATCTGGATGGCGGCCGAGGATTTTGCTTATTATTCTTATCGTTATCCGGCGTTGTTCATGTTGATTGGGACAAATAACGACGATTCCACCACGCAATATGGCCTTCATAATCCACAGTTCAATCTTGATGAAAAGGCTTTCGAAACATCCATGGCTGTTTTGGTCAATGCAGCTATTTCTCTTTTGAATGAATCAAATGAATAG
- a CDS encoding sodium:solute symporter family transporter: MSAVVLISYSDKPVFLYLMNLYGLFTPGIATMFLMGVFWKRTTSQGALTAGLLTIPLSLLLEYTLPEMPFFNRTGIVFWTCMLACAVVSLLTPAVAEARLKNLVLTGDSFQVPDQDKAAYRGFRNPTLWWIIITVLVLYFYVRYF; this comes from the coding sequence ATGAGTGCGGTTGTACTGATCAGTTATTCGGATAAGCCGGTTTTCCTTTATTTGATGAATCTGTATGGTCTTTTCACGCCAGGCATCGCAACAATGTTTTTAATGGGGGTATTTTGGAAAAGAACCACATCGCAGGGTGCTTTAACAGCAGGTTTACTGACAATTCCCCTTTCTTTACTTTTGGAATACACCTTACCTGAAATGCCGTTTTTTAATAGAACAGGCATTGTATTCTGGACTTGTATGCTTGCTTGTGCTGTGGTCAGTTTGTTGACACCAGCGGTCGCCGAAGCAAGATTAAAAAATCTGGTGTTGACGGGCGATTCTTTTCAGGTACCGGATCAGGATAAAGCCGCTTACCGTGGTTTTCGAAATCCGACCTTATGGTGGATTATTATAACGGTGTTGGTGCTCTATTTTTATGTACGTTATTTTTAG
- a CDS encoding MFS transporter → MEKNTKPQQSFIPTILAFALVPITGLATDIYLPSMPQMAQELGLNESKIQLTLSLFLISYGVAQFFTGALVDAWGRYRINLISLFLFIVSFWITASTQDIWVIYLMRILQGILSAFVVISKRAYFVDVYEGEQRKHYLSIMTIVWSIGPIVAPFIGGYLQTQFGWRSNFMVLAVYSAVLFILELIFSGETIKQKKPLHINYLIGEFKMMLKSNDFTFGIVMCGISYGLVMFYNLSGPFFIEHQLGYSAITTGYTSLIMGLAWMCGGFIGKALIKRALVPKLRIANFIQISLIVCMLLVSPYLSNLYTLTFFAFAVHCTAGFIFNNYFSYCLGRFPLSAGIAGGLVGGITYLLTSSLSYITVSLVNPSSQFQIGLGYGIFALLGLTTLYVIHKLVKSV, encoded by the coding sequence ATGGAAAAAAACACTAAACCACAGCAATCTTTTATCCCGACGATACTAGCATTTGCACTTGTTCCGATTACGGGACTTGCGACCGATATTTATCTTCCGTCGATGCCACAAATGGCTCAGGAGCTTGGCTTGAATGAAAGCAAAATCCAGCTAACCCTTTCGCTTTTTCTAATCAGCTATGGTGTTGCTCAGTTCTTTACAGGAGCGTTGGTTGACGCTTGGGGAAGATATCGCATCAACCTGATATCACTTTTCCTTTTCATTGTCAGTTTCTGGATTACAGCAAGCACGCAAGATATTTGGGTTATTTACCTGATGCGTATTCTACAGGGCATCTTATCGGCATTTGTGGTCATCTCAAAAAGAGCCTATTTTGTGGATGTCTACGAAGGTGAACAGCGCAAGCACTACCTCAGCATTATGACCATCGTCTGGTCGATCGGTCCGATTGTCGCTCCTTTTATTGGCGGCTACCTTCAGACACAATTTGGTTGGCGTTCTAACTTTATGGTTCTGGCCGTTTACAGTGCTGTACTTTTCATCCTTGAACTGATCTTTTCTGGCGAAACAATCAAACAGAAGAAACCTCTCCATATCAACTACCTGATTGGCGAATTTAAAATGATGCTTAAAAGCAATGATTTTACCTTCGGTATAGTCATGTGCGGTATATCCTACGGTCTTGTCATGTTCTACAACCTCAGCGGTCCCTTTTTTATTGAACACCAGCTGGGCTATAGCGCAATCACAACCGGTTATACCTCGCTAATTATGGGCTTAGCTTGGATGTGTGGTGGTTTTATTGGTAAAGCCCTTATTAAAAGAGCCTTGGTTCCGAAGTTGAGAATCGCCAACTTCATTCAGATCAGCCTGATTGTATGTATGCTCTTGGTTTCACCTTACCTGTCAAATCTCTATACATTGACATTTTTCGCATTTGCTGTACATTGTACAGCAGGATTTATTTTTAACAATTATTTCAGCTACTGTTTAGGGAGGTTTCCATTGTCGGCAGGTATCGCCGGCGGATTGGTTGGCGGAATTACCTACCTGCTGACCTCTTCACTCAGTTACATCACGGTAAGCTTGGTAAACCCTTCTTCGCAGTTTCAGATTGGATTAGGTTATGGCATATTTGCGCTGTTGGGATTGACCACTTTATACGTTATTCATAAGTTGGTCAAAAGCGTATAA
- a CDS encoding two-component regulator propeller domain-containing protein, which produces MMPLRVFVRCFCCALALISVLHAQEKNYRFLHLDVNEGLSQGSVFAIAQDYLGFMWIGTRDGLNKYDARKFTIYRSNPQDSLSLEHNFIQAITEDNKSRLWIGTMTGLNLYNRASDNFIRIPLPTVESSSGKMDVNVHQIFQDSKGKIWIATNIGLYKIKEGRHLEAELVFNEITVERSQGKEYYRNFRTVYEDRRKRLWFCTDDAIVLMQAASKDGNSLKVLRTYFKEKSVDNKVNQRFQAVLEVSPGIFWVGTKYNGIRIINEHTGEISSLTEAGNHTGLASQDVRSLKKTVDGKIWIGTFNGLYVYQNGKLLFIQADDGNPNSLSNNSIRPIFQDKRGSIWIGTYFGGVNIYDKDIPNFQNFTHQAKRNSLSYNVVSAFVENGMGELVIGTEGGGLNYFNRRTNSFFSERHDKNNLNGLSHNNVKSICLDKGGNLWVGTYDGGLNLRRKGQQGYEHFRFDPNVSNGLANNNVYAILEDRNGDIWIGTFGGGLQVLRKNQKVGSFQTFDVAGKQLSSNMVRALLEDSKGNLWIGTSNGLNLKLAGTDKFVSFLNDKKDSLSISGNDIVSIHEDRKGQIWIGTYMGGLNRYLPEKKAFKRFNERNGLPINNVFAMLSDLKNKLWLSTNTGISCFDPLSGHVRTYTKTDGLPGNEYIQNAAAMLRDGKLAFGSFSGFTLFNPDSLSVNNYIPPIQFTELKLFNKTVLPGIDAVIPKDISMMDELILDHNQNVFSLEFSVLNYVHSEKNQYAYYLKGFDQDWNYVSNPVATYTNLDPGTYELWVKGANNDGVWNEKATVLKIKVLPAPWKTWWAYSGYFLLFAAAGFLVIRFFHGRNKLKQDLLIRQIDSEKQEELHEAKLNFFTNISHEFRTPLSLIIGPLNQLKGDRSLSAYAQEHLGYATRNADRLMNLVNQLLDFRKHEGGKMKLFCQKVHLATYLENIRQNFHFIAEKNNIQFFLDNKVSPNYVAGFDPEQFEKVLVNLIYNAFKFTDKGGKIKIQVELEVEGELEKLLVSVWDSGRGIPPKDIPFVFEQFYQANTKGLSATNGGIGLALCRSIVQLHGGKLTVESNMVQETTDYNTVFRISLPQSAVVIEELPVLTDTPGMICADPADAGMPYVDTTKTAIERPAAEEDKPIILVAEDNVELRCFLCENLRKKYIVLEANDGIEALELVQTKQPDIIISDVTMPNCDGITLLQQIKNDSSSNHIPVILLTARTADPYITEAFEIGTDDYITKPFSMPHLIQKISNILQTRKRLEEKFVQHYLLGAQGTDLPERTRFLDQVLKIVEENLGCEDFGVLDLTKAIGVSRSVLYRKIKQQTGLNLVEFINMVRLKKAAYILVNDTGLSISEVAYQVGFNDPKYFSKSFKKFYKESPRTYVEKFGVKESSNLEK; this is translated from the coding sequence ATGATGCCACTACGTGTTTTTGTGCGCTGTTTTTGCTGTGCTTTAGCGTTAATTTCTGTTTTGCATGCGCAGGAAAAAAACTATCGTTTTTTACACTTGGATGTCAATGAAGGTTTGTCTCAGGGCAGCGTTTTCGCTATTGCTCAAGATTATTTGGGTTTTATGTGGATCGGTACCCGTGATGGCTTAAATAAGTACGACGCAAGAAAGTTTACGATTTACCGCAGCAATCCACAAGATAGCCTTTCCTTAGAGCACAACTTTATTCAAGCGATTACGGAAGATAACAAAAGTCGGCTTTGGATAGGGACAATGACAGGACTGAATTTATACAATCGTGCGTCAGACAATTTCATCCGTATACCCTTACCTACTGTGGAGAGTAGCAGTGGAAAAATGGATGTCAACGTTCATCAGATTTTTCAGGATTCCAAGGGCAAGATTTGGATTGCGACAAATATAGGCTTGTATAAGATTAAAGAGGGCCGGCATCTCGAAGCGGAATTGGTCTTCAATGAGATTACCGTTGAAAGAAGCCAGGGAAAAGAATACTATCGTAATTTTCGGACCGTGTATGAGGATCGCAGAAAGCGATTGTGGTTTTGTACTGATGATGCCATTGTACTCATGCAGGCCGCATCGAAAGATGGAAATAGTTTAAAGGTTCTACGGACTTACTTCAAAGAGAAATCAGTAGATAATAAAGTTAATCAACGGTTTCAGGCCGTATTGGAGGTTAGTCCAGGTATATTCTGGGTAGGCACGAAATATAATGGGATTCGGATTATCAATGAGCATACAGGCGAAATATCCTCGTTAACTGAAGCGGGCAATCATACAGGTTTGGCCAGTCAAGATGTACGGTCCTTAAAAAAAACAGTTGATGGAAAGATTTGGATCGGAACATTCAATGGCCTATATGTTTATCAAAATGGAAAACTGCTTTTTATTCAGGCAGACGATGGAAATCCCAATAGCTTAAGCAATAATTCCATTCGTCCTATATTTCAGGACAAGAGGGGATCTATTTGGATCGGAACCTATTTTGGAGGGGTCAATATCTATGACAAGGATATTCCCAATTTTCAGAATTTTACCCATCAAGCTAAACGCAATAGCTTAAGTTACAATGTGGTGAGCGCTTTTGTTGAAAATGGAATGGGAGAACTTGTAATTGGAACTGAGGGTGGAGGATTGAATTATTTTAATCGGCGTACGAATTCGTTTTTTAGTGAACGTCACGATAAAAATAACCTGAATGGCCTAAGTCATAACAATGTGAAGTCCATCTGTCTAGATAAGGGAGGGAACTTATGGGTAGGTACCTATGACGGTGGATTGAATTTAAGACGAAAGGGGCAACAAGGCTATGAACATTTTCGTTTCGATCCCAATGTAAGTAATGGCCTGGCAAACAATAATGTCTATGCAATCTTAGAGGATCGCAATGGCGATATTTGGATTGGCACGTTCGGTGGCGGACTACAGGTGCTTCGTAAAAACCAGAAAGTGGGATCTTTCCAGACATTTGATGTTGCAGGAAAGCAATTGAGCTCCAATATGGTGCGCGCTTTGCTAGAGGATTCAAAAGGTAATCTATGGATCGGTACTTCCAATGGGTTAAATCTAAAACTAGCCGGTACCGATAAATTTGTTTCCTTTCTAAATGACAAGAAAGATTCTCTTTCAATTAGCGGAAATGATATTGTGAGTATCCATGAAGATCGAAAAGGACAGATTTGGATCGGTACCTATATGGGCGGGCTCAATCGCTATCTTCCGGAGAAGAAAGCGTTCAAAAGGTTCAATGAACGAAATGGATTGCCGATCAACAATGTTTTTGCGATGTTGAGCGATCTGAAAAACAAATTGTGGTTGAGTACAAATACAGGGATTTCTTGTTTCGACCCCCTATCGGGTCATGTACGCACCTATACGAAGACCGATGGTCTTCCTGGCAACGAATATATTCAAAATGCAGCAGCAATGTTGCGGGACGGAAAACTTGCCTTTGGAAGTTTCTCCGGCTTCACCCTATTTAATCCGGATAGTTTAAGTGTCAATAATTATATTCCCCCCATTCAGTTTACAGAGCTGAAATTATTCAATAAAACAGTTCTCCCAGGTATTGATGCTGTTATTCCCAAAGATATATCCATGATGGATGAATTGATACTTGATCACAATCAAAATGTTTTTAGTCTCGAATTCAGTGTGTTGAATTATGTCCATTCGGAGAAAAATCAATACGCGTATTATCTGAAAGGTTTTGATCAAGACTGGAATTATGTGAGCAATCCCGTGGCTACGTATACCAATTTAGACCCTGGTACCTACGAGCTTTGGGTAAAGGGGGCTAACAACGATGGGGTATGGAACGAAAAGGCAACGGTTTTGAAGATTAAAGTGCTGCCAGCACCCTGGAAGACATGGTGGGCCTATAGCGGCTATTTTCTTCTTTTTGCTGCGGCCGGTTTTTTGGTTATCCGATTTTTCCACGGCCGGAATAAATTGAAACAGGACCTTTTGATTCGGCAAATAGATTCGGAAAAACAGGAGGAGCTCCATGAAGCAAAACTGAATTTCTTTACCAATATCTCCCATGAATTCCGTACGCCATTGTCATTAATTATCGGGCCGTTAAATCAATTAAAAGGCGACCGATCGCTTTCAGCGTATGCACAGGAGCACCTTGGTTATGCGACGAGAAATGCCGATCGGTTGATGAATCTGGTCAATCAGCTGCTTGATTTCAGAAAACATGAAGGCGGAAAGATGAAATTGTTTTGCCAAAAGGTTCATCTTGCTACGTATTTGGAAAACATTCGCCAGAATTTTCACTTTATTGCCGAAAAAAATAATATTCAGTTTTTTCTGGATAATAAGGTAAGTCCTAATTACGTTGCAGGTTTCGATCCGGAACAATTTGAAAAAGTCCTTGTCAATTTGATTTATAATGCGTTTAAATTTACGGATAAGGGAGGTAAAATAAAGATACAGGTTGAGCTAGAAGTGGAAGGTGAGTTGGAGAAATTGCTTGTTTCCGTTTGGGATTCCGGGCGTGGAATCCCACCCAAAGATATTCCTTTTGTATTTGAACAATTTTATCAGGCCAATACAAAAGGCTTGTCGGCTACCAACGGTGGAATAGGTTTGGCACTTTGCCGTTCCATTGTCCAGTTGCACGGCGGGAAACTCACTGTTGAAAGCAATATGGTACAGGAAACGACAGACTACAATACGGTATTTCGGATCAGCCTGCCCCAGAGCGCTGTCGTCATCGAAGAGCTACCGGTCTTAACGGATACTCCAGGGATGATATGCGCTGACCCAGCAGATGCCGGTATGCCCTATGTGGATACTACAAAAACAGCAATTGAGCGTCCTGCGGCGGAGGAAGATAAACCCATCATACTTGTTGCCGAGGACAATGTGGAGCTACGTTGTTTTCTATGTGAAAATTTACGAAAAAAATATATTGTTTTGGAAGCCAACGATGGTATTGAGGCCCTGGAATTGGTGCAAACAAAACAGCCCGATATTATCATTTCGGATGTAACGATGCCCAACTGTGACGGAATCACACTTTTGCAGCAGATTAAAAATGATAGCAGTTCAAATCATATTCCGGTGATTCTTTTGACAGCCCGCACAGCTGATCCTTATATCACAGAGGCATTTGAAATCGGTACAGATGATTACATTACCAAGCCCTTCAGTATGCCGCACCTCATTCAGAAAATTTCTAACATCTTACAGACGCGGAAAAGGTTGGAGGAAAAATTTGTACAGCATTATCTTCTTGGAGCGCAGGGAACAGATCTGCCCGAAAGAACTCGTTTCTTGGATCAGGTGTTGAAGATTGTTGAAGAAAATCTGGGCTGCGAAGATTTTGGCGTGCTTGATCTTACAAAAGCCATCGGTGTGAGCCGCTCTGTTTTGTACCGCAAGATTAAGCAGCAAACGGGACTGAATCTGGTTGAATTTATTAATATGGTCCGTCTCAAGAAAGCAGCCTATATTTTGGTGAACGATACAGGTTTGAGTATCAGCGAGGTGGCTTATCAGGTCGGGTTCAATGATCCAAAGTATTTTAGCAAATCATTTAAGAAATTCTATAAGGAGAGTCCACGTACCTATGTTGAAAAATTCGGTGTAAAGGAAAGTAGCAATTTAGAAAAATAA
- a CDS encoding glycoside hydrolase family 88 protein encodes MNVNAMSLRRYTLFLRFRNLKRPSIAKALFLTGILCAFQHVEAQSTRQLQKAWGLADQQAQLLYKELQLLKKRDSSLVSPRTLSTDNELVAVKRGDWTSGFFSGVLWFLYEKSGKQQWKDLASETTRSIEAEQFNGKTHDMGFKIYCSVGNGYRLTANPQYREVLVQAAKTLATRFNPTVGCIRSWDHNSHRWDFPVIIDNMLNLELLFEATKLTGDSTYYQIAVSHANTTLKIHFRPDYSTYHVIDYNPKTGAVQHKNTHQGLSDESTWSRGEAWALYGYTMCYRETGDPKYLQQAEKVAHWLFTHPNMPKDLIPYWDFDAPHIPNEPRDVSAATVIASGLLELSTYSNQGKDYRAKAQTILANLIDHYMSPPNKNRGFILLHSTGSKPSNTEVDKPLSYADYYFSEALHRQEELQSGKVQSDLVRKNPAGQLIYFPDAQGNVIPDFSHVGYHQGDQKLPNVPVVVTVKPSINGDDQQIIQQAIDAVAAKPPDKNGYRGAVLLKKGLYTIPGSLEIHASGVVLRGEGDAEGQTLLKAAGQHQRSLLKVSGTGNYTVDQARQQFVKPGYGPVGANYVLVDRPKEWRVGEQVLLSYEMNDAWIEALRMNQIEKREGTKQWTVREYKLNFERTILAIRGDSVFFDNPLVMAIDPRYAKVAVIPYTFDGRISEVGIENIRFESDFVSDTDENHGWIAIDMDKITNGWVRNITARYFGYAAVSLGAFAKQITVMKSRCLDGKSQITGGRRYSFNNDGQLNLFKELYTTEGRHDYVTGARTLGPNVFSLSSAERTHADIGPHHRWAVGTLYDQIVTDGEINVQDRGNWGSGHGWTGVTQVLWNCTVKSAAVQQPWTSGQNFAIGVKGEKVAGRLKNRNAGYWENQNRIMSIGSLYEQQLKDRLK; translated from the coding sequence ATGAATGTTAATGCGATGTCTTTGCGAAGATATACCCTCTTTTTGCGCTTTCGAAATTTAAAAAGGCCATCCATTGCCAAAGCACTATTTTTGACGGGAATTCTGTGCGCTTTTCAACACGTTGAGGCACAGAGTACCAGGCAGCTGCAAAAAGCGTGGGGCCTTGCAGATCAACAAGCTCAACTACTTTATAAAGAATTGCAGCTCTTGAAAAAAAGGGATTCATCCTTGGTTTCGCCACGTACGCTTTCCACAGATAACGAACTGGTTGCTGTGAAAAGGGGGGACTGGACCAGTGGTTTTTTTTCTGGCGTCCTATGGTTTCTCTACGAAAAGTCGGGAAAACAACAATGGAAGGATCTCGCTTCGGAAACAACAAGGTCGATCGAGGCGGAGCAATTTAATGGTAAGACCCATGATATGGGCTTTAAGATCTATTGTAGCGTTGGAAATGGTTATCGCTTAACCGCAAATCCACAGTACCGGGAGGTGCTTGTACAGGCAGCCAAAACGCTGGCAACCCGTTTCAATCCAACAGTCGGCTGTATACGTTCGTGGGACCACAATAGCCACCGCTGGGACTTTCCGGTTATCATTGATAACATGCTCAATCTAGAATTGCTGTTTGAAGCAACCAAACTCACTGGAGACTCTACTTATTATCAGATCGCGGTGAGCCACGCCAACACAACGCTAAAAATTCATTTTAGACCGGATTACAGTACCTATCATGTGATAGACTACAACCCGAAAACAGGAGCAGTGCAGCATAAAAACACCCATCAGGGCTTAAGTGACGAATCGACCTGGTCGCGGGGTGAAGCCTGGGCACTGTATGGCTATACGATGTGTTACAGAGAAACCGGCGATCCGAAATATTTGCAGCAAGCCGAAAAAGTTGCACATTGGCTGTTTACACATCCTAATATGCCGAAAGACTTGATCCCTTATTGGGATTTCGATGCACCTCATATACCAAATGAACCACGGGATGTGTCGGCAGCGACAGTCATCGCATCGGGGCTGTTGGAATTAAGCACGTATAGCAACCAAGGAAAAGATTATCGTGCAAAAGCACAGACCATATTGGCTAACCTGATAGACCATTACATGTCGCCACCAAATAAAAATCGCGGTTTTATATTATTACACAGTACGGGATCGAAACCTTCCAATACCGAAGTGGATAAACCTTTGAGTTATGCCGATTATTATTTCTCGGAAGCACTGCATCGACAAGAAGAGCTGCAGTCCGGAAAAGTGCAATCGGATCTGGTCCGAAAAAATCCAGCGGGACAATTGATCTATTTTCCGGATGCACAGGGAAACGTCATCCCCGACTTTAGCCATGTGGGCTATCATCAAGGTGATCAAAAGCTGCCCAATGTTCCTGTCGTGGTTACGGTAAAACCCAGCATAAATGGCGATGATCAGCAAATTATACAGCAGGCTATCGATGCCGTAGCAGCAAAACCACCTGATAAAAACGGTTATAGAGGTGCTGTTTTGTTAAAAAAAGGCCTATACACTATACCTGGGAGTTTGGAAATTCATGCCAGCGGTGTGGTGTTGAGAGGTGAGGGGGATGCCGAAGGACAAACCCTGCTTAAAGCAGCAGGCCAGCACCAACGGAGCTTATTGAAAGTTTCCGGTACGGGTAATTATACAGTGGATCAGGCTAGACAACAGTTTGTTAAGCCTGGCTATGGACCTGTAGGGGCTAACTATGTTCTGGTCGATCGTCCGAAGGAATGGAGAGTGGGCGAGCAGGTCCTCCTCTCGTATGAAATGAACGATGCCTGGATTGAAGCGCTTCGAATGAACCAGATTGAAAAAAGAGAAGGGACGAAACAGTGGACAGTGCGGGAATACAAGCTAAATTTTGAACGTACTATTTTAGCCATTCGAGGTGACTCTGTATTTTTTGATAATCCCCTGGTGATGGCGATTGATCCGAGGTACGCAAAAGTGGCCGTTATTCCCTACACCTTCGACGGGCGTATAAGTGAAGTTGGGATCGAAAATATACGGTTCGAGTCTGATTTTGTAAGTGATACGGACGAAAATCACGGCTGGATTGCAATTGATATGGATAAAATAACGAATGGTTGGGTGCGCAATATCACCGCGCGTTATTTTGGCTATGCGGCGGTGAGTCTTGGTGCTTTTGCCAAACAGATTACAGTAATGAAGTCGCGGTGTCTGGATGGAAAATCTCAAATTACAGGCGGGCGGAGGTATTCGTTCAATAATGACGGTCAGCTTAATTTATTTAAAGAACTTTATACGACGGAAGGTCGTCATGATTACGTAACAGGGGCCAGGACCCTCGGTCCGAACGTTTTTAGCCTTTCTAGCGCGGAACGAACACATGCGGATATTGGTCCACATCATCGATGGGCTGTTGGAACCTTATACGATCAAATCGTAACGGATGGTGAAATTAATGTGCAGGATCGGGGTAATTGGGGGAGTGGACACGGTTGGACTGGGGTGACACAAGTCTTATGGAATTGTACGGTCAAAAGTGCTGCAGTACAACAGCCCTGGACTTCTGGGCAAAATTTTGCCATAGGCGTAAAGGGAGAGAAAGTAGCTGGAAGATTGAAAAATAGAAACGCTGGTTATTGGGAAAATCAAAACCGGATAATGTCGATCGGCTCGCTTTATGAGCAACAATTAAAAGATCGATTAAAGTGA